The DNA window actccacctatgtaacaaattgtcacaaatttctctatcccccctcccctattacgtaacaaattcttagaaatatttttttgttcaataaaaacatgttacgtaacgatctagcttactccccctcacccatatgtcacaacatgtcacaacttgtcgtaccccatccccccctaaacgcgttacgttatttatgaatggtcccataaTTTCTACTGTTAAAACATCTGCTATCACTGAAGTAATCAATGAACTGATATTGGGTAGCTATTGTCATCAAAAGAAATATAGTTGCACGAGTAGTAGAACAACAAGACGTATAACTATGCTGAATACAAGGGTGATACTTAGTACAAAAACAACACATTGCCATCTGGGAATTGTCGGGATCGAAAAAAGCCGAGTAGGCCCTTTTAGAGAAAACACCACGAGGATTGGCAACACGTCCGAGCTGTAAAAGACGAGGAACTTTGTATAAGGTCGATGAACAGAACGCGTGCGAGTGATTCACGACTGAATAAAGAACCTTACATTGGCGACGGAGGATAAAAACATAATAGCGTGAGcggtaattttaaaaattttcacccaagtgagaaattttggtttttaccaaattttcctccttagggtgaaatatagcataattttaaaaggaaaacggTGAATTTGGGACGAATTCTACTACCGTATTGTGGCGTCGATTGGAGTTTTAACAGCGTTCAAAGTGGGGCTCGGTCTCCGCTTTACCAACGGCTTCAGATGAGAGGTTCGGAAAAGGGATTGAAATGCTACTAGAACTGACGAGTTTTTTTTTCCTGCCTTGTTGCCAATTCCCCTAGCATTTTTCTGTGAGATAGAATTGGAATAAAAAAACTGATTGAAGCGTAAACGTATACATATTAATGATAAAGCACAATTAGAGACGAAAGAGATCATAGTGGTTGTGTAAATAATTGTGTTAATATCGATTTATAACTTGGCAAAAGTACGGTTGGGTTTTGTACCACGGAATTGGTTGTGTACCAGTATGTTGATAAACAAGAAGGTTATGTACCGTTTCGGAAAATGATTGCTTTAGTAGCAGTAGATGAGAATTCCGATTATTTTATAACATTGGTTGTGTACCAGTATTAGAAAAAAGAAGAAGGTTGTTCGAGAGTGGACTGTAACTTGGTGATTATAGGCGAACCGACGAACTCCGCGAATTTTCCACCACGTAATTCGGAAACCGGATAGAAACACTTGCGTTTAGTTTTAATAATGTATTTTCGTCTAATTACATGTGTTACTCTTGCTTAAATTTGCTTCACTCAAAAAAAACTATTCTTCGACTGCATGTCTTAACACGACGAAAGTACGATACCTTATGCCATTTATCCTCCAATACAGGTAGCATTTTTCTTCCCTTTCGCGCGCTTCGTTTGCGTTGCGTTTGTTACGCTGACGTAGCGCAGCGGTGCGTGTTGCCATATTATCTAGGCAGGCTGTGTTTAAAAGTTACACACAAAATATTCATTCGTGACGTTTAAACGGCCAGAACATCCTCCCCCGCGAGAAGCTGGTTGTCCAATATCGGTAAAGGAGCCAGCTTGTGAATTGGGCGCTTCAAGATACCGACCCTGGTTCGGACATCGACAACACGGATCAATCCATCCGATCCTGAGTAAGTTTTTTCTACTCTTCCTAGTTTCCAATGCTACGGTGGTAAGTTGTCGTCTCGAATGATTACCACCATTCCAGCTTTAATGTTCTCCTTTCTCTTGTCCCATTTTTGTCGTATCTGCATCTCCTGCAGATATTCTAGAGACCAGCGTTTCCAGAACTCCTCACGCAAATGCTGGACATACTGCCACCTGGAAAGCCGATTGACAGGAATTCCGTCGTAGCTTGGCTCCGGAATAGCAACTAAAGGTCTGTCGATCATGAAATGTCCCGGAGTCAAGGGTTCAAGCTCTGATGGGTCGTCGGAGGCCGCATATAATGGCCGAGAATTTAGCTGAGCCTCAATCTGGCAGAGTAATGTCGAAAGTTCAGACATTGTAAGTAGGCatgaattcaaatttcttttcaaGATTGCCTTCATGCTTTTAACCCCTGCCTCCCAAATTCCTCCCATGTGTGGTGCATTTGGaggaatcattttccattcaatcTGTCGGGATTGACAGAATTCTTCTAAATTCAAATTGGTGGTTCGATCCTTAAAAAGGCGGTGCAGTTCGATCAAGTCGTTGCGGGCTCCGATAAAGTTTGTCCCGTTATCGGAAAATATTTGCTCAGGGACGCCACGACGAGAGACAAATCGCAACAATGCGGCAATAAATGCATCAGCAGACAGGTCTTCAACCAGTTCCAGGTGAATTCCCTTAGTAACCAAACACACAAATACGCTCACATATCCCTTTACAGGTGCTACCTTTCTACCAGTCTGCTTAATTAACATAGGACCTGCAAAGTCGACGCCCACCTTGGTGAAAGCGGGAGCTTTGTCGCATCTTGCTAACGGCAGGTCCCCCATGAATTGGCTTGCACACGGAGGTTTTAATTTGAAACACCGCACGCAATTTCTTGTCACCTTACGTACAGCAGAGCGAGCTCCCAAAATCCAAAAATGACGACGAAGCTGGGCTAGAAGAGCCGACGGTCCAATGTGTAGGTTCTCACGAtgtacagcttcaattaatcgTTTCACAATCACATCATCCTTTGGTAAGACCCACTGATGCTTCACGCCGTAGGCAGATTTGAATGCCGAAGACGCCCGCCGACACGAATCATTCCATCGTCCATAAAAGGGTTCAACATAGAAAATCTCTTGCAGTACTCACCGGACTCAATGATGGCTGCTTCCTTACCAAAATGTTGCAATTGAACCACCCGAACAATCACCTTCAAGGAGTGGCGCATTTCAAACACAGTTAGGAACCGCTGTATGATTCGCTTCTTCTTCGCCTTTTCCTTCGCGTTCCAGCAAAATCGTAAAACGTAGGCAAGGATTCGCTGGAGCTTCCTGAACGACTCGAACTTCTGGAAAATCGGTAACGGCTCCGATTTCATTGTCGTAGAAACAATAGTGGATCGCCGCAACTCAGGTACATCGTCATCGGACAGCGGTTCTGGATCAACCACCTGATATTCTTCATTGCGCAGGAACAACGGTCCATTCCACCAAAGGTCGTTGTTCTCAAGACCATCAGCAGTTTGAACATATTTCCATTTGAATTTCATTCCTGTCGCAGTAATTTCACTAATTCGATTGCGTACAAACACTTCTAAATGGTCCGGATTCTTAGCTAGCCATGCTAGCACTACTTGACTATCCGACCATAGTGTAATGTCACGAAAAGACAGTTCTAATGCTGAAATCACTGCTCTCACCAATCTGTGCAGCAAAAGCGCAGCTAGAAGCTCCTTTCTTGGAATGGTCAACACTGTCTTCGGAATAATCTTCGACTTGGCACACAGCAATCGTACTACCGTAGCTTGACCAGACACGATTGACCAGAAATACACGCAAGCCCCGTATGCCTTCATACTTGCGTCACCAAATCCATGAAGCTCGAAAGCAGCAGCTCCAGTCACTATCACATGACGAGGGATGCGAAGGCGTGTAATACCACACAATGCACtaagaaaataatcaaatttcttCCTCAAATCACCCGTGAGCTCTTCATCCCATTCCACTTCTTCTTTCCAGATATTCTTCATTAGAAGTTTGCCGACAACGATAACTGGTGCCACAAGTCCCAACGGATCAAACATTCTCAATACCAGTGAGAGCGCTTGTCGCTTGGTTATGTCCCTTTCACTCACTACTGGAAGGGAGATGTACTGGAGAACGTCCAAATCAGGGTTCCACATTAGCCCTAATGTTTTGATTACCTCACTTGTTCCGCTTTCATCAATACTGACCAGTTCGTCCCGGTCCTTTTCCAGAATACGCTCCAGCAGTACCGGATTGTTTGATGCCCATTTGTGCAAATGAAATCCACCAGCTTGAAGGAGATGAATCAACTGAACCTGAGCTTCACTTGCTTCATCCAACTTGTTGAATCCGAACAACGCGTTATCGACATAAAAACTGTTCTTCACTATATCTGCAGCTAGCGGGTACTTGGAGCTTTCGTCGATAGCCAGCTGCAAGAGTGCCCGCGTTGCTAAAAACGGGGCAGAAGCCGTGCCGTAGGTGACAGTTGTCAGCTCTAGGACGCGAAGGAGATCGGAAGGATTTTTCCTCCAGAATATACGAGATAGCGGCGTATGCCGCCGATCGACTAAGATTTGCCTATACATTTTGGCTACATCAGTAGCCAACACATGAAGCGGAATACGGAATCGAAGTGAGATGGACTGTAAATCGCTCTGGATGATAGCACCAATCTTCATTACGTCGTTGAGCGATCGACCAGATACCTTAGCGGACGCATCGAACACTACACGACACTTAGTAGTGGTATTTGAAGGTCGCAGAACAGCATGATGTGGTAAGTACCACTTAATGGTGTCTACTGGATCCTTGTTTACATCAACTTCTTCACAGTGGCCAAGACTCTCGTACTCGTCCATAAATTCGTGGTACTGCTTCATCAAGTCCGGATACCGTAACAATTTTCGTTCCAATCCATGGAACCTTTTTAATGCCATCGACCTAGAATCTCCCAGCTCGCTGACGGACTCCTTCAGAGGCAGCTGGACTATGTATCGCCCGGACGCATCTCTACGATGGGTAACCTTAAAATGCTCTTCACACTCATCCTCATCATTGCACGATTTATCAGCACTAGCAACATCTTCGACTTCCCAAAATCGTTGAATGGACTGGCTTAAATCGTCCATCGTGATTGTATGCGAGTGAACTGCTCCATCTGATGCCGCACCATCATTATATACGCCACCAACAACCCAGCCAAATTGGGTCTCGCGCAAAATGGGTAGACCCTCAGCCAACATAATCTCACCAGGTAGCAACAACTTCAGGAACCATTCGTTACCCAAGAGCTTATCCACTTTGCTAGGATGCAAGAACTTCGGGTCAGCCAATTGAACAGCAACGGGAATCTCTAATGCACTGTTCATAGCCGACGTAGGGAGATCTGCAGTGACCTTGTCGGTGACAAGGCATTTGATTTTTGCGTGGAAATCAGCGTACCTTGAAGACAGATGCACCACACAATCACTAGCGGATTCTATTTTCGCGCTATTGACTCCGAACAACGTGACCTTTGAAGCATTCAGCATCAATCCCAGCATATCAGCCGCTGAATGTGAAATCAAATTTACTTGGGAACCACTGTCCAATAATATTCTACACGGGTGGGGCTTGTAgtttttatcaaaaacatccACTACCGCCGTGAGCAACAGCACTTACTGCGAATGAGTAGCCAAGTTGTTGCATGTTGCTACTGTCGGAACCGTTGCTGATGGTGCATTCTCTTGCTCTATTACAGGTGGTTCCGGAGCCACCTTAGGTTTGTCCTCTGCGTGCAACAGGCTATGGTGCCGACGCTTTCACTTCTGGCACGATTTGTCCGACGAACAGTCGATACTTCGATGGCCTCTTCTTAGGCAGTTGAAGCAAACGTTTCTCTCACGTACCTTCACCAATCTTTGCGGAACCGGTAGAGATTTGAAATCAGCGCAGTTATGATTTGCGTGTACCTTACCACAGAAATCGCACTTTATTTCCGTGTCGTTCGACGAAACCGTTGCATGTACCTTTTGACCCGGCGGTTTGCTAGGTGCATAAGCAGATTTAACGGGAATTGTAGCCTTCTGGTAGCTGATTTCAATTCTCTCCAGAATGAAAGTCTGTTCCTTCAGGAACGCCAGCATTTTTTTGTATTCGGGGAGCTCTCCATGATTAACCGATGACTCCCACAGATGACGAACGTCAGAGTGCAACGCTGCGGCCAAAAGCTGAATCACGAAATCCTCTCCAACACCTTCGAACTGTCGTTCAAGAAATTTCAGGCCTTCGACATGTTTGCTGCATTCATCCACCAGATTGCGTAGCTCCAAATGACTCTTCTTAATCATGCGCTTAAGATTCAGCAGACCGTGAATGTGGGAATCAATGGCATGACGCTTGTTCTCGTACCGCTCTTCCAGGATTTGCCACGCATGGGCATAGTTGCCCTCATTGATTGTTTttgcatcaataataccagctgcaCTACCGACCAGAGCTTTCTCCAGATGGTATAGCTTGACAGCTGGTGGATCTGGACCTCTGTCCACGAGGTCCTTGAACATGGCCTTGAATTTTGGCCAGCTTTCGTACCGACCATCGAATATGGGAATCGGCATGCGAAGCGGTTGGTGAATTACAACTGGTGCTTGCTGGTTATTGCCATTCCTTGTGAGCTCTGTGGTAGCAGCAGCAGCCGCCGCGGTTGCGTTGATCCTGGTGAGCTGTTCCTCCAACATAATAGAAACATTATCGTACAGGATGTCGAACTCTTCATACTGCTGGTCATGTTGTTCGTAGTCCTCGACCGTCGTTAGTTCCATTATTCGCTCGTGAACATCGTTGTAATCCTTTTGAGCTGCTTCTAATTTCCGCAGATACACCTTAACCTCAGCTTCTGTCAGCTGAGCCACTTCCTGTTCATCGGGGCATATAGTATGgaggatacgagtaaccttaccTTTGGCTACGCCACGGCGGTGGACGAGCTTATCCATGTTCTCTCCGGAGACCAACTTCTCCGTCAACTTAaccttcttctttttcttcttgatGCGAGGGGTCGAAAAATCTAGAGTAGACTGCCCAAGTGCAGAACTAGCTCCAAATTTCGTTGCTTCTTTATGCTTTGGATCACTTCTTTTCGACATGCCACCGTAAACACCACATCAGGTCAAGCCCTATGCTCGACGATGGTTGGGAACACAGCCAAGTCTATGTTCACGCAACCGGTAACTCAAGGGCTCAGATGGTCAAATCGAAACCACGAAGAAATCCACTTTGTTTCCCAGAGCGCTCAATGCTCGCTTTTTCAACACTCACAAAACACTATAAATGGCTACCGCACACCAGTCTTCAAGCTCATAACaaagggccctattctcacagtcacgtcacctagtgactagaacaaaatttactctagtcactaggtgacgtgactgcgAGAATAGGGCCCAAAATGGCGCTGGTACTATTCCAATATGGCGGCCATTTTCCAAACCACGTTTTGCGTAACCACTTTTCACGATGCTGATTATCTTCCGGTTCCGTAACAGTCGGAGCCGTCGGAGCACTTCACAACCTTAGATTCGGTTCGATGGACCAAATTATGTTCGAGAGTGGACTGAAACTTGGTGATTATAGGCGAACCGACGAACTCCGCGAATTTTCCACCACGTAATTCGGAAACCGGATAGAAACACTTGCGTTTAGTTTTAATAATGTATTTTCATCTAATTACATGTGTTACTCTTGCTTAAATTTGCTTCACTCAAAAAAAACTAATCTTCGACTGCATGTCTTAACACGACGAAAGTACGATACCTTATGCCAT is part of the Topomyia yanbarensis strain Yona2022 chromosome 1, ASM3024719v1, whole genome shotgun sequence genome and encodes:
- the LOC131696061 gene encoding uncharacterized protein LOC131696061; the encoded protein is MGDLPLARCDKAPAFTKVGVDFAGPMLIKQTGRKVAPVKGYVSVFVCLVTKGIHLELVEDLSADAFIAALLRFVSRRGVPEQIFSDNGTNFIGARNDLIELHRLFKDRTTNLNLEEFCQSRQIEWKMIPPNAPHMGGIWEAGVKSMKAILKRNLNSCLLTMSELSTLLCQIEAQLNSRPLYAASDDPSELEPLTPGHFMIDRPLVAIPEPSYDGIPVNRLSRWQYVQHLREEFWKRWSLEYLQEMQIRQKWDKRKENIKAGMVVIIRDDNLPP